The following proteins are encoded in a genomic region of Corylus avellana chromosome ca4, CavTom2PMs-1.0:
- the LOC132178749 gene encoding plant UBX domain-containing protein 2-like, with translation MGDMKDKVKGFMKKVNNPFSSSSTGKFKGQGRVLGSSSSGPANPIHSRPSSQIPNPKPNPPSADSARLNSKPLSQNTPNSDQNRSDSSKNSAPNRNPANGFDPFGSLITSGKRSQNGYSLNVYECPICGQSYRSEEEVSVHVDSCVNNSVENNGGSDLVDNGAESKSELESCIGAFVSGKPPAGSVEVVLKLLRNIVREPANAKFRRIRMSNPKIREAIGEVTGGVELLECVGFGLKEEDGEMWAVMEVPKEDQISLINSAVALLEPQKAEEPQKKENSPSATSAHVEERLEPKKVDRQVRVFFSVPESVAAKIVLPASFYNLTPEELKREADMKKKKIAESQLLVPKSYKEKQAKAARRRYKKTIIRVQFPDGVVLQGIFSPWEPTSCLYEVSPFSYLLFDV, from the exons ATGGGTGACATGAAAGACAAGGTCAAGGGCTTCATGAAAAAAGTCAACAATCCTTTCTCATCCTCGTCTACCGGTAAATTCAAGGGCCAAGGTAGAGTCTTAGGGTCGTCCTCTTCCGGACCCGCTAATCCTATCCACTCTCGCCCTTCTTCGCAGATTCCCAATCCAAAGCCGAATCCACCTTCTGCCGATTCAGCGAGATTGAATTCGAAGCCTTTGTCTCAAAACACACCTAATTCCGATCAGAATAGGTCGGATTCATCGAAGAATTCAGCCCCTAATCGCAACCCCGCAAACGGGTTTGATCCATTTGGCTCGCTGATTACCTCTGGGAAGAGATCACAAAATGGGTACTCACTAAATGTGTATGAATGCCCCATTTGTGGCCAGTCTTATAGGTCTGAAGAAGAGGTGTCTGTACATGTGGATAGTTGTGTCAACAACTCGGTTGAAAACAATGGTGGTTCGGATTTGGTCGACAATGGGGCGGAGTCTAAGAGTGAATTGGAGAGTTGCATTGGTGCTTTTGTTTCGGGGAAGCCCCCGGCGGGATCGGTGGAGGTTGTTCTTAAGCTGTTGAGGAATATAGTGAGGGAACCAGCGAATGCTAAGTTTAGGAGGATTCGGATGAGTAATCCGAAGATAAGGGAGGCCATTGGTGAGGTTACTGGGGGGGTTGAGTTGTTGGAGTGTGTAGGTTTTGGATTGAAAGAGGAGGATGGAGAGATGTGGGCGGTCATGGAGGTTCCTAAGGAGGACCAGATTAGTTTAATTAATAGTGCAGTGGCGTTATTGGAACCACAAAAGGCAGAGGAaccacaaaagaaagaaaactctCCATCTGCAACTTCAGCTCATGTGGAAGAACGGTTGGAGCCAAAAAAGGTTGACAGACAG gTCCGCGTATTCTTTTCAGTGCCTGAAAGCGTAGCAGCAAAAATTGTGTTACCAGCTTCTTTCTATAATCTTACGCCTGAAGAGCTCAAAAGAGAAGCtgatatgaagaagaaaaagattgcAGAATCTCAACTTTTGGTACCAAAGTCATACAAGGAAAAGCAGGCGAAAGCTGCTAGGAGACGATACAAAAAAACTATTATCCGGGTTCAGTTTCCTGATGGAGTGGTGCTCCAAGGCATCTTTTCACCTTGGGAGCCAACTAGCTGTCTCTACGAGGTTAGTCCTTTCAGTTacttattatttgatgtttag